Part of the Ziziphus jujuba cultivar Dongzao chromosome 8, ASM3175591v1 genome is shown below.
AacaatgtatattttttgagtCTTATGTACATTCCTCTTGGTGTTTTCTAGAAAGATATAACAATTCCATCACTTAAATTGAGCTTATATGTGTTAGCTCAGTTTACTGGAGGCTCTAGTGTATTTGGGTTTCAGAATTCACATTTATTTTAttccaatatttattttttccccctttacATTCCTTCGAGAACAAAAATTTTTGAAGAGAatgtttgttagttttttttttttttttttttttttttttttttttttttctgttaagtAACCTctcaattttctttatattgttCAGATTTAGATTTGTTTTCTGAAGAAATGAATATGTAAGAATTTATGCATTGTTACTTTTCTGATTTTTGGCGCCCCTCCCACTTTCAAACGTCAGTTGCTAGATTTGATTTTTCATGGGGTAATGCTGAATTTCACCAAGAgacattggaaaatttgaagaaaGCAATCAAGAATACCCAGAAGCTCTGTGCAGTAAGTCTACCAATATTAAATGCAGTGCATTTAGATGCTTTGTGATTTTACTGTATGTTTGTCCTCTCACTCATGCTCATTACCCGTACGATGTATAtttttggtatatgatgaattGGAAAACTAGTTTTGCTTGCTTACCATATATTAAGCctgtttaatttcaaatattacaaattCACTATTTCCCTTTCGAATTCTTCCATCTTTCCAGGTTATGTTAGATACAGTGGGTCCAGAGTTGCAGGTAGTTAATAAAACTGAGCATCCCATTTCCCTTGAGGCTGACACTTTGGTTGTCCTTACACCAGATGTAGAAAAAGAGGCCTCTTCTAATCTTTTACCCGTAAACTATTGTGGGCTGTCGAAGGTTGTATTTATGTTGTGTATTTgtcatttctttctttaaattttcattattttctgtTTGAAAGGATGGAGTAAATGTTTTACACTTACTGAACTTGGTAAAGTAAAGAACTAGTTACATGCTTGTTGACACTGTCGCCACGGCTGAGATCAAAAAGTTTCTGTTTGCAGGCAGTAAAGAAGGGAGACAGTATTTTTATTGGTCAATACCTTTTTACAGGAAGTGAAACTACTTCTGTGTGGCTGGAGGTAAATCAACAGACTAAGTAGCAGTGAAATGTCAATTATCAAGTTGAtgcttttataattaatatctgTGCGTTTGTCACTTATTTAGATTAAGATAAGATAATAAGCCACTCCCATTCCTTTACGATCATTTAAGTTTGTTACACAAGCAAGTTTAGgaatttgattaaagaaaagaaagagatccAGTTTTACACAATATCAATATTAcgagtattaaaaaaaataatgtggaAGCTTGACAGCATACTTGTGGTCTTTCAAGCCATAGTAAAAGGGCTCTACATGTTATATCCGAAGCTGTCTATCATCAGATTATATATCTGATGAGTGACTAGAGCAGATTCTGCTGGAGCCTATTGCATATATGAATGATCATAAGATTCTTTTTCCCCTTCGTTTCCTGTTGGAAACTCTAACCTTACTTCCTGTAATTAAGCCTTACAGACAATAGTGTTTAGGACTTGCCTCCTGGTTATGGTCCTGTGCTCTTTTCCTCTTTATGCAATATTTtcctgaaaataaataaaattcttgcTTCTGCTTTatgatctttttcttttacaatGCAGGTAAGTGAAATGAAGGGTGAAGATGTGGTTTGTCTGATTAAGAACTCTGCTACCTTGGCTGGATCATTGTATACTTTGCATGTCTCTCAAATTCATATTGATCTTCCTACACTTACAGATCAAGATAAGGAGGTGAGTTTTCATATTTGTATCAAATACTATGTGACGAAAATTAAAATCATCTGCTAACATTTTGgtcaatataattatataattctcTAAACCAAGAAATATTCAGAAAATGATTATGAACTTTATCTGGAAACTTTTACTGCAAGAGCATAGAGTTTATAATGACATTACTTGATTTTATGAACTTTGTGTTTGTTGTTCAACTGTCACTTCTAGTGTGTTCAATGACCATAATTTGCTAATATCAATACATTCAAATGGTTTGGCTCCTCTTTATTTtattctgttttgttttgttttcccttttttttcctcATGATAGGAAACATTACTTTAATGataggaaaaatattttcaaatatgtaAGAGGATGAAGAATTCTTTTCCAACAGATTTTATAATCCTCCTTTTCTCATGATCTATGACTATAGTGCATATGTTCAACCGTTACAATGTATGTAATCAAGCATATACACAAAATTGGTCTAATTTTCTACTCTAGGTTGTGCTAAAATGGCTCTCCTACTAATAATTTTTCGACATTTCCATAATGTTTCAGGTAATAACCACATGGGGCGTTAAAAACAATATAGACTTTCTCTCGTTGTCATACACTCGGCATGCTGAAGATGTCCGCCATGTAAGGACTACTTTTAGTGAGAATTCTGATCTAGTCTATTTTCTTTGTGTAATTAGCTAATATTTTAAGTTTTGCTGCTTTgagtttttcctttctttccagTTCTAATGCGATCTGTTCTTGTTATTACATAGGCTCGTCAATTTCTTTCTAATTTGGGTAACCTCAACGAAACTCAAATTTTTGCAAAGATTGAAAATGTAGAGGTGAGCTACATATTGTTGGCACCATTTAGTTTCTTTAACATTTACCACATAGATAAGTAGATAAAGTGCACCTACTTAGTGCCATTCATGGATTTGGATGTGGATGTCCCATCCTTTCTCTTTATCCTGTAAAGTGGtaactatattatatttgtGTGGATATGGATGAGATGGAGGTACTCATTTCCCTTTAAGAAGGCTAAAGCATATGAGTAATGTTTTCTAGATGAGCGTTTgatatatgcattttttaaaatattaattgttgTAGGGATTACATCATTTTGATGAGATCTTGCAAGAAGCAGATGGTATCATCCTCTCTCGTGGAAATTTGGGGATCGATCTCCCACCAGAAAAGGTCAGCTTTAACATCCTACAGTGCAAATTCTCTTTATTGTTTAGTATTTATATGAAGGTGGGTGATCTATGTACCAATGTACTTGACTAAGTTATTCGACAAACTATCCCAGTCATTAATTAATTCTGGCCAACCGTGATAAGATGGTTATCCATAACTAAGCGGTTAGTAAAATTATtcagttaaaagaaaatatatctcattcaaaattaaacaattatttactGTCAGATTAGACTCATCTAATGGCTAGGATAATTTGTCAAGAACCTTTGTAGAAGGAACAGGCCCCCTTATATGATTATGTTGCTGGTTTTGATGTTTTAAAGAGGTTTAGGTCTGAAAATTGTCATAGATAATCCGCACATAGGCAAGTGGATAAttgcaaattattttaattcaCAATAAAATAACTTGAGTGAGAATGGCATTTTGTTCATACGAAGTAATATGGGGATATCGATTCAAATTTTGGGAAGCGAAAGTGAAAAGGAGTCTCTGCATTTGTTGCGTCATCTTTAAACAGCTTGATGGATCTAGGCATCTGTGTACATGCACAAAATTATTTCCTTTGATATATGGGATATTTTGATCAGAAAAGAAATAACTGTTACCATGAAAGATTGAGCCCTTGTGATGTTAGCCAAAAAGAAATATGATGTTAGTAATAAGGATAAAAATTATCAGATATTCTTTAACATGTTTTTGCAGATTGGCAAACATGGGCAGCGTCACTTTTCATCTGGAGATTCCTTTATAAGGTCAGACTTGAAAGTGTTTTGCTTTTATGATTTTTGCAGgtgtttttgtttcaaaaagcTGCTGTTTACAAGTGCAATATGGCTGGAAAGCCAGCAGTAGTGACTCGTGTTGTGGACAGTATGACTGACAACCTAAGACCTACTCGTGCTGAAGCTACAGATGTTGCCAATGCAGTATTGGATGGTAATTTTTGGTGGTTCTTTTATGGTGTATTACTGTTTGTTACTATGGCGAATGTCTTTGTTGATTgctgatctctctctctctctctctcccgccCGCCACCACCCCCCCTTCTCTGTGTGTTAGTGGTGGTAGCAGTAATCTTTGCACTGTGTTTGCCTTGAAATTGTATACGACTATGACATGCCAAATGACAAATCTCAGTTATTTTATCTCCTCTTGGTTCAGGAAGTGATGCTATTCTTCTAGGGGCAGAGACCTTGAGGGGATTGTACCCTGTTGAGACCATTTCGACCGTTGGAAAGATTTGTGCTGAGGTAAGCTTTCCATTTTCTCGCCTTATTGAACCACTCCAGTCTCCACCCTAATATTTATTACCACCGTGACCATCTGTCTTTAATTATATCGCTTTCTTCTAAGATTGCTTGATTCTATGATGTCTGAGACTTGTCACTATGTGACATGTCTGCAATTCTTAGATCAAGTGTTCATTCCAACTTCCTTCAAGACTATCTAAAGGTCTTTATGGATGCTCAACCTAAAATTTATGACAGGTCGTAAGGTCATAGATCACCTAAAAAACTatcaatttcatttatttatttattttcttaaaatgtcTTAAAGCAACTGAACTCCCATTATTTGAGATGGATAAGCATTTTACATGGTTGTCAATCTAATGACTATCTgccattcaaaaattttcatctcTATTTGCATATCTCACTAATCTAAGTAAATACATTTCCATTTGGTGATAGGGTTCCAGAATGTTTAAAAAGTTCAAAATCTTATTGATTTCTGCAATTTgatcatatatgtatgtatactaaACTACtattaataaccaaaaaaaaaaaaaaaaatcaaactgacatctctctctctctctgggaTTTTCTTTAGACAAGCTGTattccaaatttttatttaaactatgtcCTTTACTTACAATATTTATGTAGCAATATATTAGTATCAGCTATTTGTCATGTCGTGCTTGACGTGTAGTGCATGAGCACATTTATATATCATCAATGTCAGATGTTAAATGAAGTCATTTATCAAGATTCTGTTTGCAGGCAGAGAAGGTTTTTAATCAGGAGGTATATTTCAAGAAGGCTGTCAAACGTGTTGGCGAACCTATGACCCACTTGGAATCTATTGCCTCCACTGCAGTACATCCATACTTCCATCTCTTTAACTTCATTGCTTAATTGTAACATCGTATCAATTATTTGTGTACAAGAATGGTAGTTGGCCAAGCATGTTATAAAGGTTCAGTTTCTTATTCTGAAAGCATAATTATCTTCTATTATTGCAGGTACGTGCAGCAATTAAAGTGAAGGCCTCTGTAATCATTTGCTTCACTTCATCTGGAAGAGCGGCAAGGTTTTCTGtgttattgtttgttttattattattactactattttttttttttttttgttatattcccCCTTTGTAGACAAGTATGTTGGTTCATATGCTCATGGTTGGAATGTGCTGAAAAATTGATCTCTTTTATTGCGGTTGAcatttttttccattcaaa
Proteins encoded:
- the LOC107413096 gene encoding pyruvate kinase 1, cytosolic isoform X1 encodes the protein MHANQLLLEEPIRMASILEPSKPTFFPAMTKIVGTLGPKSRSVDIISDCLKAGMSVARFDFSWGNAEFHQETLENLKKAIKNTQKLCAVMLDTVGPELQVVNKTEHPISLEADTLVVLTPDVEKEASSNLLPVNYCGLSKAVKKGDSIFIGQYLFTGSETTSVWLEVSEMKGEDVVCLIKNSATLAGSLYTLHVSQIHIDLPTLTDQDKEVITTWGVKNNIDFLSLSYTRHAEDVRHARQFLSNLGNLNETQIFAKIENVEGLHHFDEILQEADGIILSRGNLGIDLPPEKVFLFQKAAVYKCNMAGKPAVVTRVVDSMTDNLRPTRAEATDVANAVLDGSDAILLGAETLRGLYPVETISTVGKICAEAEKVFNQEVYFKKAVKRVGEPMTHLESIASTAVRAAIKVKASVIICFTSSGRAARLIAKYRPTMPVISVVIPRLKTNQLRWTFSGAFEARQSLTVRGLFPMLADPRHPAESTNAANGSILKVALDHGKASGLIKSHDRVVVCQKVGDVSVVKIIELED
- the LOC107413096 gene encoding pyruvate kinase 1, cytosolic isoform X2, yielding MTKIVGTLGPKSRSVDIISDCLKAGMSVARFDFSWGNAEFHQETLENLKKAIKNTQKLCAVMLDTVGPELQVVNKTEHPISLEADTLVVLTPDVEKEASSNLLPVNYCGLSKAVKKGDSIFIGQYLFTGSETTSVWLEVSEMKGEDVVCLIKNSATLAGSLYTLHVSQIHIDLPTLTDQDKEVITTWGVKNNIDFLSLSYTRHAEDVRHARQFLSNLGNLNETQIFAKIENVEGLHHFDEILQEADGIILSRGNLGIDLPPEKVFLFQKAAVYKCNMAGKPAVVTRVVDSMTDNLRPTRAEATDVANAVLDGSDAILLGAETLRGLYPVETISTVGKICAEAEKVFNQEVYFKKAVKRVGEPMTHLESIASTAVRAAIKVKASVIICFTSSGRAARLIAKYRPTMPVISVVIPRLKTNQLRWTFSGAFEARQSLTVRGLFPMLADPRHPAESTNAANGSILKVALDHGKASGLIKSHDRVVVCQKVGDVSVVKIIELED